From Natrinema amylolyticum, the proteins below share one genomic window:
- a CDS encoding enoyl-CoA hydratase/isomerase family protein, with translation MEIDSDDGVLRLTFDRPDALNAMTTETADELADAIEATTPEENDVIVLTGRGAAFSAGGDLESLAETPDSSRAAYEEVTETFGRVVEAMLECPVPIVAKVNGDAIGAGLSLVALADIAYAAADATFSCAFVRVGLIPDTGGTVMLPHIVGLRAAKRLAFTGEFFDAERAADLELVNEAVPAAELDDRVAETVERLADGPTATIGMMKRAMNENLGRSWDEALDYENLLQAQARTSDAHEEGVAAFLEDRDPEFE, from the coding sequence ATGGAGATCGACAGCGACGACGGCGTTCTCCGGCTGACGTTCGATCGGCCGGACGCGCTCAACGCGATGACGACGGAGACGGCCGACGAACTGGCCGACGCGATCGAAGCCACCACTCCCGAGGAGAACGACGTGATCGTCCTCACCGGTCGGGGAGCGGCCTTCAGCGCCGGCGGCGACCTCGAGTCGCTGGCCGAGACTCCCGACTCGTCGCGGGCGGCCTACGAGGAGGTCACAGAGACCTTCGGTCGCGTCGTCGAGGCGATGCTCGAGTGTCCAGTACCGATCGTCGCGAAGGTCAACGGCGACGCCATCGGCGCGGGGCTCTCGCTCGTCGCGCTCGCCGATATCGCCTACGCCGCCGCCGACGCGACGTTTTCCTGTGCGTTCGTCAGGGTCGGGCTGATCCCTGACACCGGCGGGACCGTCATGCTTCCCCACATCGTCGGGCTGCGGGCCGCGAAACGGTTGGCTTTCACCGGCGAGTTCTTCGACGCCGAGCGGGCGGCCGACCTCGAACTGGTCAACGAGGCGGTCCCCGCGGCGGAACTCGACGACCGCGTCGCCGAGACCGTCGAGCGACTCGCCGACGGCCCCACGGCCACGATCGGGATGATGAAACGGGCCATGAACGAGAACCTGGGTCGCTCCTGGGACGAGGCGCTGGATTACGAGAACCTGCTCCAGGCACAGGCTCGGACGTCCGACGCCCACGAGGAGGGCGTCGCCGCCTTCCTCGAGGATCGAGACCCCGAGTTCGAGTAA
- the pyrI gene encoding aspartate carbamoyltransferase regulatory subunit, producing MSSDHDHHDGNDDHELRVSKIRDGTVIDHVHGGQALNVLAILGIDGTKGEEVSVGMNVPSDRLARKDIVKVEGRELSQDEVDVLSLIAPDATINIVRDYDVVEKHRVERPNVVEGVLSCPNAGCITTGDEPVTSRFSVLEDGVRCSYCETIVRDEIASLIDT from the coding sequence ATGAGTAGCGATCACGATCACCACGACGGCAACGACGACCACGAGCTGCGGGTGAGCAAGATCCGCGACGGCACCGTCATCGATCACGTCCACGGCGGGCAGGCGCTGAACGTCCTCGCGATTCTGGGCATCGACGGGACCAAGGGCGAGGAGGTCTCCGTCGGGATGAACGTCCCCTCCGATCGGCTCGCTCGCAAGGACATCGTCAAGGTCGAAGGCCGGGAGCTGAGCCAGGACGAGGTCGACGTCCTCTCCCTGATCGCGCCCGACGCGACGATCAACATCGTCCGGGACTACGACGTCGTCGAGAAACACCGCGTCGAACGTCCCAACGTCGTCGAGGGCGTGCTCTCCTGTCCCAACGCCGGCTGTATCACGACCGGCGACGAGCCCGTCACCTCGCGGTTTTCGGTGCTCGAGGACGGCGTTCGGTGTTCGTACTGCGAGACGATCGTTCGCGACGAGATCGCGTCGCTGATCGACACCTGA
- the pyrB gene encoding aspartate carbamoyltransferase, with amino-acid sequence MRHDHLITSKQLSRGDIETVLDYAAEIDADPSAVADRHAGTLLGLLFFEPSTRTKMSFETAMKRLGGDVVDMGPVESSSVKKGETLADTVRVIEGYADALVLRHPKQGAATMASEFVDVPLLNAGDGAGHHPTQTMLDLYTIRENAGLDDLTIGIMGDLKYGRTVHSLAHALTNFDTQQHFISPESLQLPREVVYDLHQRQNGTGIKEHDALEDVLPSLDVLYVTRIQRERFPDENEYQKIAGEYQIDADTLAAASDDLTVMHPLPRVDEIAPEIDDTDYAAYFEQAHNGVPVRMALLDLLLSEDESIGGEDDE; translated from the coding sequence ATGCGCCACGATCACCTCATCACGAGCAAACAACTCTCTCGGGGGGACATCGAGACCGTTCTCGACTACGCGGCCGAGATCGACGCCGATCCGTCGGCCGTCGCCGACCGCCACGCCGGCACCCTGCTCGGACTGCTCTTCTTCGAACCGAGTACGCGGACGAAGATGAGCTTCGAGACCGCGATGAAACGACTCGGCGGCGACGTCGTCGACATGGGTCCGGTCGAATCCTCGAGCGTGAAGAAGGGAGAGACGCTCGCCGACACCGTCCGCGTCATCGAGGGCTATGCCGACGCACTCGTCCTGCGCCATCCCAAACAGGGCGCGGCGACGATGGCCAGCGAGTTCGTCGACGTCCCGCTGTTGAACGCGGGGGACGGCGCAGGCCATCACCCGACCCAGACGATGCTCGATCTCTACACGATCCGAGAGAATGCCGGCCTCGATGACCTGACTATCGGTATCATGGGCGACCTGAAGTACGGCCGAACCGTCCACTCGCTGGCCCACGCGCTGACGAACTTCGATACCCAACAGCACTTCATCAGCCCTGAGAGCCTCCAACTCCCGCGAGAGGTCGTTTACGACCTCCACCAGCGACAGAACGGGACAGGGATCAAGGAACACGACGCGCTCGAGGACGTCCTGCCCTCGCTCGACGTCCTCTACGTCACGCGGATCCAGCGCGAGCGGTTCCCCGACGAGAACGAGTACCAGAAAATTGCCGGCGAGTACCAGATCGACGCCGACACGCTCGCGGCCGCGAGCGACGATCTGACGGTGATGCACCCGCTGCCCCGCGTCGACGAGATCGCGCCCGAGATCGACGATACCGACTACGCGGCGTACTTCGAACAGGCGCACAACGGCGTTCCGGTCCGGATGGCGCTGCTCGACCTCCTCTTGAGCGAGGACGAGTCCATCGGAGGTGAGGACGATGAGTAG
- a CDS encoding RAD55 family ATPase gives MVGRLDTGIDVLDRKLDGGLPPGCIVAYTADPASQSELLLYELTAARGTLYLSTERSDDAVRHAIEASPSSVGNPTVRHVASETPLEEATRLIGALPDGANLIIDTMDVLERCDTGEYVTFLNELKTKMLETGGIAVLHCLKGETKPANRARTVHAADAVFDLRTKIAGSELESHLTIPKFRGGSQPTDAIKLELTEEVAIDTSRDIA, from the coding sequence ATGGTCGGCCGGCTCGACACTGGAATCGACGTGCTCGATCGGAAGCTCGACGGTGGGCTCCCACCGGGGTGTATCGTCGCGTACACCGCCGACCCGGCCAGCCAATCCGAACTCCTCCTCTACGAACTCACGGCTGCCCGCGGGACGTTATACCTCTCGACGGAACGCTCCGACGACGCCGTCCGCCACGCCATCGAGGCCTCACCGTCCTCGGTCGGCAACCCGACAGTCAGACACGTCGCCAGCGAGACACCGCTCGAGGAGGCGACCCGGCTCATCGGGGCCCTCCCCGACGGGGCCAACCTCATCATCGACACGATGGACGTCTTAGAGCGGTGTGACACCGGCGAGTACGTCACTTTTCTCAACGAACTCAAGACCAAGATGCTCGAGACGGGGGGGATCGCCGTGTTACACTGCCTGAAAGGCGAGACCAAACCTGCGAACCGAGCGCGGACCGTCCACGCCGCCGACGCCGTCTTCGATCTCCGAACCAAGATCGCCGGCTCTGAACTCGAGAGCCATCTGACGATTCCCAAGTTCCGCGGCGGCAGTCAGCCGACCGACGCGATCAAACTCGAGCTCACGGAGGAAGTCGCGATCGACACGAGCCGCGACATCGCGTGA
- a CDS encoding FKBP-type peptidyl-prolyl cis-trans isomerase, with translation MTEDQEAELEEQADDVDEEVAEDADGLQEGDFVELEYTAYTTEDEQLVDTTDPEVAEDEGVDQEGQEFKPRTIVVGEGHIFEAVENDIIGAEPGDSGTVTVPAEDAFGEYDPDDVQTVSAEKIDEDDRYPGANVTIEGEQGYISTIIGGRARVDFNHPLAGEDVEYEYTIADEVDDREQQAAGLFEMYLGMEPELWIETDEVEEEVPVEPDEDDEDAEPEFETETVEKETLYLEATPQMTMNQQWMMGKQQIGQDIIDKIGVDRVIVQEVIDGMGGMGMGGMMGGMGGGMGGGDIEEALEDADVDADEIVEELEGAEE, from the coding sequence ATGACTGAGGATCAAGAGGCCGAGCTCGAGGAGCAGGCCGATGACGTCGACGAAGAAGTCGCCGAAGACGCCGACGGACTGCAGGAAGGCGACTTCGTCGAACTCGAATACACGGCGTACACCACCGAGGACGAACAGCTGGTCGACACGACCGACCCCGAAGTCGCCGAGGACGAGGGCGTCGATCAAGAGGGCCAGGAGTTCAAGCCGCGAACGATCGTGGTCGGCGAGGGCCACATCTTCGAGGCCGTCGAGAACGACATCATCGGCGCCGAGCCCGGTGACTCCGGTACCGTGACCGTCCCCGCCGAGGACGCCTTCGGCGAGTACGATCCGGACGACGTCCAGACCGTCAGCGCCGAGAAGATCGACGAGGACGACCGCTACCCCGGTGCGAACGTCACGATCGAGGGCGAGCAGGGCTACATTAGCACGATCATCGGCGGCCGCGCCCGCGTCGACTTCAACCACCCGCTCGCCGGTGAAGACGTCGAATACGAGTACACGATCGCCGACGAGGTCGACGACCGCGAGCAGCAGGCCGCCGGTCTCTTCGAGATGTACCTCGGGATGGAGCCCGAACTCTGGATCGAGACGGACGAGGTCGAGGAGGAGGTTCCCGTCGAACCCGACGAGGACGACGAGGACGCAGAGCCCGAGTTCGAGACGGAGACCGTCGAGAAGGAGACGCTCTACCTCGAGGCCACGCCCCAGATGACCATGAACCAGCAGTGGATGATGGGCAAACAGCAGATCGGACAGGACATCATCGACAAGATCGGCGTCGACCGCGTCATCGTCCAGGAAGTCATCGACGGCATGGGCGGCATGGGCATGGGCGGTATGATGGGCGGCATGGGCGGCGGAATGGGCGGCGGCGACATCGAGGAGGCCCTCGAGGATGCCGACGTCGATGCCGACGAGATCGTCGAAGAACTCGAAGGCGCAGAGGAATAA
- the cyaB gene encoding class IV adenylate cyclase, translating into MYEVEVKVPADLAAVRERLDALEARPLGTVVQVDTYYDAPHREFAETDEALRIRSERPEDGADETRVTYKGPLVDDESKTREEVETAVADHDKTDAILTNLGFEAAATVRKERERFALDGYTVTLDSVDDVGEYVEVETDVEDKAALEAAREGAYDVLERLHLDPDDQLRTSYLGLLLES; encoded by the coding sequence ATGTACGAGGTCGAAGTGAAGGTCCCCGCCGATCTCGCGGCCGTCCGCGAACGCCTCGACGCACTCGAAGCCCGGCCCCTGGGAACCGTCGTGCAGGTCGACACCTACTACGACGCGCCCCACCGCGAGTTCGCCGAAACCGACGAGGCGTTGCGGATCCGCTCGGAGCGGCCCGAGGACGGGGCCGACGAGACCCGCGTCACCTACAAGGGGCCGCTCGTCGACGACGAGTCCAAGACCCGCGAGGAGGTCGAGACCGCCGTCGCGGATCACGACAAGACGGACGCGATCCTGACGAACCTCGGCTTCGAGGCCGCCGCGACGGTCCGCAAGGAGCGCGAACGGTTCGCACTCGACGGGTACACCGTCACCCTCGATTCGGTCGACGACGTCGGCGAGTACGTCGAAGTCGAGACCGACGTCGAGGACAAGGCGGCCCTTGAGGCGGCTCGAGAGGGGGCGTACGACGTCCTCGAGCGACTGCACCTCGACCCGGACGACCAGCTTAGGACCTCGTATCTCGGATTGTTGCTCGAGTCCTGA
- a CDS encoding methionine adenosyltransferase yields the protein MSERNIRIESIDRQAVEDQEVEIVERKGIGHPDSICDGIAESVAGALAREYLDRVGEVLHFNTDETQLVAGEAAPAFGGGEVIDPIYLLIVGRATKHYEGQTIPAETIALRAAREYLEENIPQLTVGEDIVVDVKLGEGSGDLQEVFGEDEVSVPMANDTSFGVGHAPLTETEQIVLEAERRLNGEYAEENPALGPDVKIMGKREGNEIDVTVAAAMVDEYIPNMDGYVEAVESVREFVDDVAREHTDREVDVHVNTADDYDEGSIYLTVTGTSAEQGDDGSVGRGNRANGLITPNRSMSMEATSGKNPVNHIGKIYNLLSTEIAEEVVGEVDGIRDLRVRLLSQIGRPIDQPHVADVQVVTDEGIAVSDVDDEVEAIVDDELADVTEITRSVIDGELSTF from the coding sequence ATGAGTGAGCGGAACATCCGAATCGAGTCTATCGATCGGCAAGCGGTCGAGGATCAGGAGGTCGAAATCGTCGAACGAAAGGGGATCGGACACCCCGACTCCATCTGTGACGGGATCGCCGAGAGCGTCGCCGGGGCGCTCGCACGCGAGTACTTGGATCGCGTCGGCGAGGTCCTCCACTTCAACACCGACGAAACGCAACTCGTCGCCGGCGAGGCGGCACCCGCCTTCGGCGGCGGCGAAGTCATCGACCCCATCTATCTGCTGATCGTCGGCCGCGCGACCAAACACTACGAGGGCCAGACCATCCCCGCCGAGACCATCGCCCTGCGAGCGGCGCGGGAGTACCTCGAGGAGAACATCCCGCAGCTGACCGTCGGCGAGGACATCGTCGTCGACGTCAAGCTCGGCGAGGGCAGTGGCGATCTGCAGGAAGTCTTCGGGGAAGACGAAGTGAGCGTCCCGATGGCCAACGACACGAGCTTCGGCGTCGGCCACGCGCCGCTGACCGAGACCGAGCAGATCGTTCTCGAGGCCGAGCGGCGACTGAACGGGGAGTACGCCGAGGAGAACCCAGCACTCGGCCCGGACGTGAAGATCATGGGCAAGCGCGAGGGCAACGAGATCGACGTCACCGTCGCGGCGGCGATGGTCGACGAGTATATCCCGAATATGGACGGCTACGTCGAGGCCGTCGAGTCCGTCCGCGAGTTCGTCGATGACGTCGCGCGCGAGCACACCGATCGCGAGGTCGACGTTCACGTCAACACGGCCGACGACTACGACGAGGGCTCGATCTATCTCACGGTGACGGGGACCTCCGCCGAGCAGGGCGACGACGGCTCCGTCGGCCGCGGGAACCGCGCGAACGGACTCATCACGCCCAACCGCTCGATGTCGATGGAAGCGACGAGCGGCAAGAATCCGGTCAACCACATCGGGAAGATCTACAACCTGCTCTCGACGGAGATCGCCGAGGAGGTCGTCGGCGAGGTCGACGGCATCCGCGACCTTCGCGTCCGCCTCCTCTCCCAGATCGGCCGGCCGATCGATCAGCCCCACGTCGCCGACGTGCAGGTCGTCACCGACGAGGGCATCGCAGTGTCGGACGTCGATGACGAGGTCGAGGCGATCGTCGACGACGAACTCGCGGACGTGACCGAGATCACACGAAGCGTGATCGACGGCGAACTCTCGACGTTCTGA
- a CDS encoding MFS transporter, with protein sequence MADSSERSNARPVVYAVVASTFFVGFGGGVVFPILPNLGEVLGISAFMVGVILSANRWTRLVANGPAGVLVDRIGTRKPFVVGLAIEGLATVGYVIAIRSAMPEVWFILARVTWGIGSALVFATAYTITADVSEASSRGTSMGIVRAGITFGFPAGMVLGGIVSEVYSNATAFVLAASFAGLASVIAFFIVPETHVETPGSSISPWDLETTLPALTVGLVNFGLYFAYIGVLFSTLVLYLEVESLTLSLEVAGYGIDYGEQGTSGLLMAVSALSGAVFTISGGKISDSVGARMPVLIAFLTISCAGFVVLTVAPSFGAVVFACALIGAGQGGVGGPLTALLADLTPEDRMGRAMGTNNIFGDVGGGIGPLISLPFANAVGYDALYALSAVIPLVAGAVLVAGIYSYTGSLSPTVEESIV encoded by the coding sequence ATGGCCGACTCGAGCGAGCGATCGAACGCACGTCCCGTCGTCTACGCCGTCGTCGCGAGTACCTTCTTCGTCGGCTTCGGCGGTGGCGTCGTCTTTCCGATCCTGCCGAACCTCGGCGAAGTACTGGGGATCTCGGCGTTCATGGTCGGGGTCATCCTCTCGGCCAACCGCTGGACGCGGCTGGTGGCGAACGGGCCGGCGGGGGTGCTCGTCGACCGGATCGGCACCCGGAAACCGTTCGTCGTCGGGCTGGCGATCGAGGGCCTCGCGACGGTCGGCTACGTGATCGCGATCCGCTCTGCGATGCCGGAGGTCTGGTTCATTCTCGCGCGGGTCACGTGGGGGATCGGCAGCGCGCTCGTGTTCGCGACGGCGTACACGATCACTGCCGACGTCAGCGAGGCCAGCTCGCGGGGGACGAGCATGGGCATCGTCCGGGCTGGGATCACGTTCGGCTTCCCCGCCGGCATGGTGCTCGGCGGGATCGTCAGCGAGGTGTACAGCAACGCGACGGCGTTCGTCCTCGCGGCCTCCTTCGCCGGCCTCGCGAGCGTCATCGCCTTCTTCATCGTCCCCGAGACCCACGTCGAGACCCCCGGTTCGTCGATCAGTCCCTGGGACCTCGAGACGACCCTGCCCGCGCTCACCGTCGGCCTGGTCAACTTCGGGCTCTACTTCGCCTATATCGGCGTCCTCTTCTCGACGCTCGTCCTCTACCTCGAGGTCGAGTCGCTGACGCTCTCGCTCGAGGTCGCGGGCTACGGCATCGACTACGGCGAACAGGGGACGTCCGGGCTGTTGATGGCAGTGTCGGCCCTCTCGGGAGCGGTCTTCACCATCTCGGGGGGCAAGATCAGCGATTCGGTCGGCGCTCGCATGCCCGTCCTGATCGCCTTTCTGACGATCAGTTGTGCCGGCTTCGTCGTGCTCACGGTCGCGCCCTCGTTCGGAGCCGTCGTCTTCGCGTGTGCACTGATCGGCGCAGGACAGGGCGGCGTCGGCGGTCCGCTGACGGCCCTGCTCGCGGACCTCACGCCCGAGGATCGGATGGGCAGGGCGATGGGGACGAACAATATCTTCGGCGACGTCGGTGGCGGCATCGGCCCGCTGATATCGCTGCCCTTCGCCAACGCGGTCGGCTACGACGCGCTGTACGCGCTCAGCGCGGTCATTCCGCTAGTGGCTGGAGCCGTTCTCGTCGCCGGCATCTACTCCTATACCGGCAGTCTGAGTCCGACGGTCGAGGAATCGATCGTCTGA
- a CDS encoding tRNA sulfurtransferase, protein MHPPGADTVLVRHGDLNTKSNTVKRYMEDLLAENAEALLADRSIPGEVERRWNRPLIHTSEDAVEAATDAATDTFGVVSASPALTVSTEKARILEAVEETAREHYDGGTFAVDARRSDKSLPYDSEDLAREAGTAIWEAVEDEFDPEVDLDEPDLTFGVEVREDVAFVYLEQVDGPGGLPLGSQEPVIALVSGGIDSPVAAYEMMKRGSPVVPAYVDLGDYGGIDHEARAMETVRLLSEYAPNFDMQIYRIPGGETVDLLVREMEQGRMLSLRRFFYRAAETLAERVDANGIVTGEAAGQKSSQTIRNLGVTSRATRLPIHRPLLTRDKQYIVAQAREIGTFTDSTMDAGCNRVTPDQVETNARLKPLLRAEPDDLLERAEAAAKNADLVEP, encoded by the coding sequence ATGCACCCTCCGGGAGCCGACACCGTCCTCGTCCGTCACGGGGACCTCAACACAAAGAGCAACACGGTCAAGCGGTACATGGAGGACCTCCTCGCGGAGAACGCGGAGGCCCTGCTGGCGGACCGGTCGATTCCCGGCGAGGTCGAGCGCCGGTGGAACCGCCCGCTGATCCACACGAGCGAGGACGCCGTCGAGGCCGCGACCGACGCCGCGACGGACACCTTCGGCGTCGTTTCCGCGAGCCCCGCCCTGACCGTCAGCACGGAGAAAGCGCGCATTCTCGAGGCTGTCGAGGAAACGGCCCGCGAGCACTACGACGGCGGGACCTTCGCGGTCGACGCCCGCCGATCGGACAAGAGTCTGCCCTACGACAGCGAGGACCTGGCCCGCGAGGCAGGCACGGCGATCTGGGAGGCCGTCGAGGACGAGTTCGATCCCGAAGTCGACCTCGACGAGCCCGACCTCACCTTCGGCGTCGAGGTGCGCGAGGACGTGGCCTTCGTCTATCTCGAGCAGGTCGACGGACCGGGTGGACTCCCGCTCGGCTCGCAGGAGCCGGTCATCGCGCTTGTCAGCGGCGGGATCGACTCGCCGGTCGCGGCCTACGAGATGATGAAACGCGGCAGCCCGGTCGTCCCGGCCTACGTCGACCTCGGCGACTACGGCGGGATCGACCACGAGGCCCGCGCGATGGAGACGGTGCGGCTCCTCTCCGAGTACGCGCCGAACTTCGACATGCAGATCTACCGGATTCCGGGCGGCGAGACCGTCGATCTCCTCGTCCGAGAGATGGAACAGGGACGCATGCTCTCCCTGCGCCGGTTCTTCTACCGCGCCGCGGAGACCCTGGCCGAACGCGTCGACGCGAACGGCATCGTCACCGGCGAGGCCGCCGGCCAGAAGTCGAGCCAGACGATCCGAAATCTCGGCGTCACCAGCCGCGCTACGCGACTGCCGATCCACCGCCCGCTGCTGACCCGAGACAAACAGTACATCGTCGCCCAGGCCCGCGAGATCGGTACGTTCACCGACTCGACGATGGACGCCGGCTGCAACCGCGTCACTCCCGACCAGGTCGAGACCAACGCTCGACTGAAACCGTTGCTGCGGGCCGAGCCGGATGACCTGCTCGAGCGCGCCGAAGCGGCCGCGAAGAACGCGGATCTGGTCGAACCCTGA
- a CDS encoding DUF5804 family protein gives MTRVCLIGEAGTNLQYELLSRETAREALATYDLERPFENSLAVRTVSVGAAVSLLNDLNWYLTRFVDEALVQEPSISDEEWLSRPLAERLRNGDIEPAETAEFCKIYGLERVDSSPEPAAEDAGAAENADSSEADADGGSKTPPGSESGTESESDTETDDSSGAGRAGVAEPTYRLVEPLYVRRTGGDLPEYDLRDVEDTLVVRLTEAEYS, from the coding sequence GTGACCCGCGTCTGTCTCATCGGCGAGGCCGGGACCAACCTCCAGTACGAACTCCTCTCCCGCGAAACGGCTCGAGAGGCGCTGGCGACCTACGATTTGGAGCGTCCCTTCGAGAACTCGCTGGCCGTCCGGACGGTCAGCGTCGGCGCCGCCGTCTCGCTGCTGAACGACCTGAACTGGTATCTCACTCGGTTCGTCGACGAGGCGCTCGTCCAGGAGCCGAGCATCAGCGACGAGGAGTGGCTCTCGCGGCCGCTGGCCGAGCGGCTCCGAAACGGCGATATCGAGCCCGCGGAAACGGCCGAGTTCTGCAAGATCTACGGCCTCGAGCGAGTGGACTCGAGTCCCGAGCCGGCCGCTGAAGACGCCGGCGCCGCTGAGAACGCCGACTCGAGCGAGGCGGACGCCGACGGCGGATCGAAGACGCCCCCCGGCTCCGAGAGCGGGACCGAGAGCGAATCGGATACAGAGACGGACGACTCGAGCGGGGCCGGCCGAGCGGGCGTCGCCGAGCCGACGTATCGACTCGTCGAACCGCTGTACGTCCGTCGGACCGGCGGCGATCTTCCCGAGTACGATCTCCGGGACGTCGAGGACACCCTCGTCGTCCGGCTGACCGAAGCCGAGTACTCGTGA
- a CDS encoding PLP-dependent cysteine synthase family protein — protein MKGSILDTIGSPLVQVDSPEGATVAAKIESFNPGGSAKDRPAREMVRAAERDGLIEPGDWLVEPTSGNTGIGLALVAAARDYDLTIVMPADKSKERQQIMSAYGADLELVEGEMADARARAEELEEEGAIQLGQFENPANPEAHYRTTGEEIVEQVGDREVDAFVAGVGTGGTISGIGRRLREEFPDVEIVAVEPARNAVLSTGEAGKDEFQGMGPGFISDNLDLDLLDRVETVKLEDAEEECRRLAREEGVLVGQSSGATSLVSQRVAREIAEPDLECPEVPTAFDEGQRPASPETDGGQAADDCPLVVTVFWDSGERYLSTGLFD, from the coding sequence ATGAAAGGGAGCATCCTGGACACGATCGGCTCGCCGCTGGTCCAGGTCGACTCGCCGGAGGGCGCGACGGTCGCGGCCAAGATCGAATCGTTCAACCCCGGCGGATCGGCCAAGGACCGGCCGGCCCGCGAGATGGTTCGGGCCGCCGAACGCGACGGGCTGATCGAGCCCGGCGACTGGCTCGTCGAACCCACCAGCGGTAACACCGGCATCGGCCTCGCGCTCGTCGCGGCCGCCCGCGACTACGACCTGACGATCGTCATGCCGGCGGACAAGTCGAAGGAACGCCAGCAGATCATGTCGGCCTACGGGGCCGACCTCGAACTCGTCGAGGGCGAAATGGCCGACGCCCGCGCTCGCGCCGAGGAACTCGAGGAGGAGGGCGCGATCCAGCTCGGGCAGTTCGAGAACCCCGCGAACCCCGAGGCCCACTACCGGACGACCGGCGAGGAGATCGTTGAGCAGGTCGGCGACCGCGAGGTCGACGCCTTCGTCGCCGGCGTCGGGACCGGGGGCACCATCTCGGGCATCGGCCGCCGGCTCCGCGAGGAGTTTCCCGACGTCGAAATCGTCGCGGTCGAACCGGCTCGAAACGCCGTCCTCTCGACCGGCGAAGCCGGGAAAGACGAGTTCCAGGGAATGGGTCCCGGTTTCATCAGCGACAACCTCGACCTCGATCTGTTAGACCGGGTCGAGACCGTGAAACTCGAGGACGCCGAGGAGGAGTGTCGCCGCCTCGCTCGCGAGGAAGGCGTCCTCGTGGGGCAGTCAAGCGGTGCGACGAGTCTCGTCTCCCAGCGCGTCGCACGGGAGATCGCCGAGCCGGACCTCGAGTGTCCGGAGGTGCCGACGGCGTTCGACGAGGGACAGCGGCCGGCCTCGCCCGAGACGGACGGCGGACAGGCGGCCGACGACTGCCCGCTCGTCGTCACCGTCTTCTGGGACAGCGGCGAACGGTATCTCTCGACCGGCCTCTTCGACTGA
- a CDS encoding thioredoxin family protein, which yields MSLETMRPNPTWDAASYEEAVETLEAHNDELVYKIWGGDWCKDCRALLPDFGAALEAAEVPDDRIEEVNVDQDKQGPGVEEYGIEYIPTIVVENDAGEEVVRFVEEEDVPPAVWLANEIETALESA from the coding sequence ATGAGTCTCGAGACCATGCGGCCGAACCCGACGTGGGACGCGGCGTCCTACGAGGAGGCGGTCGAGACGCTGGAAGCGCACAACGACGAGCTGGTGTACAAGATCTGGGGCGGCGACTGGTGTAAGGACTGTCGCGCCCTGCTGCCCGACTTCGGCGCGGCGCTCGAGGCCGCGGAGGTCCCCGACGACCGCATCGAGGAAGTCAACGTCGATCAGGACAAGCAGGGGCCGGGCGTCGAGGAGTACGGCATCGAGTACATCCCGACGATCGTGGTCGAGAACGACGCGGGCGAGGAAGTCGTCCGGTTCGTCGAGGAAGAGGACGTGCCGCCGGCGGTCTGGCTGGCCAACGAGATCGAAACCGCACTCGAGTCAGCGTAG